The following coding sequences lie in one Pelecanus crispus isolate bPelCri1 chromosome 9, bPelCri1.pri, whole genome shotgun sequence genomic window:
- the GAPVD1 gene encoding GTPase-activating protein and VPS9 domain-containing protein 1 isoform X8: MVKLDIHTLAHHLKQERLYVNSEKQLIQRLNADVLKTAEKLYRTAWISKQQRINLDRLIITSAEASPAECCQHAKILEDTQFVDGYKQLGFQEAAYGEFLNRLRENPRLIASCLVAGEKLNQDNTQSVIHTVFTSIYGNCIMQEDESYLLQVLRYLIEFELKESDNPRRLLRRGTCAFSILFKLFSEGLFSAKLFLTATLHEPIMQLLVEDEDHLETDPNKLIERFSPVQQEKLFGEKGTEKFRQRVQEMVDSNEAKLVTLVNKFIGYLKQNTYCFPHSLRWIVSQMYKTLSCVDRLEVGEVRAMCTDLLLACFICPAIVNPEQYGIISDAPINEVARFNLMQVGRLLQQLAMTGSEEGDPRMKSNLAKFDKSCVAAFLDVVIDGRAVETPPMSSVNLLEGLSRTVVYMTYSQLTTLVGFMRNVMSSDQLKEDRMALENLLANLPQNKPGKSSSLEMTPYNTPQLSPATTPANKKNRLPIATRSRSRSNMLMDQHGDHEGSSQETIPEVQPEEVLVISLGTGPQITPGMMSENEVLNMQLADGGQGDVPVDENKLHGPSNRSNSVSSLDLEGESVSELGAGPSGSNGIEALQLLEHEQATTQDNLDDKLRKFEIRDMMGLTDDRDISETVSETWSTDVLGSDFDPNIDEDRLQEIAGAAAENMLGSLLCLPGSGSVLLDPCTGSTISETTSEAWSVEVLPSDSEAPDLKQEERLQELESCSGLGSTSDDTDVREVSSRPSTPGLSVVSGISATSEDIPNKIEDLRSECSSDFGGKDSVTSPDMDETAHGASQLTSPPSQTDSLLALFDPLSSNESVSAVVRPKVHYARPSHPPPDPPILEGAMGGNEARLPNFGSHALIPTDLEAFKQRHSYPERLVRSRSSDIVSTVRRPMSDPGWNRRPGNEERELPMPTTNTGAAVLVAASQSSSSSPSKDSSRGEIEERKDSDDEKSDRNKPWWRKRFVSAMPKDDPSPRLSAQAQAAEDILDKYRNAIKRTSPSEGAIVNYDGAEPIGDGESMHDSPRDEALQNMSADDLPDSASQVAQPQSSAFSYRDAKKKLRLALCSADSVAFPMLTHSTRNGLPDHTDPEDNEIVCFLKVQLAEAINLQDKNLMAQLQETMRCVSRFDNRTCRKLLASIAEDYRKRAPYIAYLTRCRQGLQTTQAHLERLLQRVLRDKEVANRYFTTVCVRLLLESKEKKIREFIQDFQKLTAADDKTAQVEDFLQFLYGAMAQDAIWQNASEEQLQDAQLAIERSVMNRIFKLAFYPNQDGDILRDQVLHEHIQRLSKVVTANHKALQIPEVYLREAPWPSAQSEIRTISAYKTPRDKVQCILRMCSTIMNLLSLANEDSVPGADDFVPVLVFVLIKANPPCLLSTVQYISSFYANCLSGEESYWWMQFTAAVEFIKTIDDRK; this comes from the exons ATGGTGAAGCTGGATATACACACGCTGGCTCATCACCTCAAGCAGGAACGACTGTATGTAAACTCAGAAAAGCAACTTATTCAGAGGCTCAATGCAGATGTATTGAAGACAGCCGAAAAGCTGTACCGCACAGCATGGATTTCCAAGCAGCAAAGGATTAACTTGGACAGGCTGATCATAACAAG tgctgAAGCTTCTCCTGCTGAATGTTGCCAGCATGCTAAAATCTTGGAGGACACGCAGTTTGTGGATGGATATAAGCAGTTGGGATTTCAGGAGGCTGCTTATGGAGAATTCCTAAACAGATTGAGAGAGAACCCTAGGCTTATTGCATCCTGTTTGGTTGCCGGAGAGAAGCTCAACCAGGACAACACTCAGAGTGTCATTCACACAGTCTTTACCTCCATTTATGGCAACTGCATCATGCAGGAGGATGAGAGCTACCTCCTCCAGGTCCTCCGTTACTTGATTGAATTTGAACTCAAGGAAAGCGACAACCCTAGGCGGCTGTTGAGACGAGGCACCTGTGCATTCAGCATCTTATTCAAACTTTTCTCTGAAGGActcttttctgcaaaactttttCTTACTGCAACTTTACATGAGCCAATTATGCAGCTTCTGGTTGAAGATGAAGACCACCTGGAAACTGATCCAAACAAGTTAATTGAGAGATTCTCCCCAGTACAACAGGAAAAGTTATTTGGCgagaaaggcacagaaaagtTCAGGCAGAGAGTCCAGGAGATGGTTGACTCCAATGAGGCCAAGCTGGTGACCTTGGTGAACAAATTCATTGGCTATCTCAAACAAAATACTTACTGTTTTCCTCACAGTTTGAGATGGATTGTGTCACAAATGTACAAAACGCTCTCCTGTGTAGACAGGCTGGAGGTTGGGGAGGTCAGAGCAATGTGCACAGACCTTCTTCTAGCGTGTTTCATCTGTCCGGCAATTGTTAACCCAGAACAGTATGGGATAATTTCTGATGCTCCTATAAATGAGGTGGCAAGATTTAATCTGATGCAG gttgGGAGACTTCTGCAGCAGTTGGCAATGACAGGTTCTGAAGAGGGAGATCCACGTATGAAGAGCAACCTTGCTAAATTTGACAAA agctgtgtggCTGCTTTCCTGGATGTAGTCATTGATGGGCGTGCAGTTGAAACTCCTCCAATGTCTTCTGTTAACCTTCTGGAGGGGCTGAGTAGAACAGTTGTTTACATGACATACAGCCAGCTAACTACTCTG GTTGGCTTTATGCGGAATGTAATGTCAAGCGATCAGCTGAAGGAAGATCGGATGGCTTTGGAAAACTTGCTGGCAAACTTACCCCAGAACAAAccagggaaaagcagcagccttgAAATGACTCCATATAATACCCCACAACTTTCTCCTGCAACTACTCcagctaacaaaaaaaatcGATTACCAATAG caACTCGTAGCAGAAGTAGATCAAATATGCTAATGGATCAGCATGGAGATCATGAAGGATCCTCCCAGGAGACTATCCCAGAAGTTCAGCCAGAAGAAGTGCTGGTGATTTCTTTGGGGACAGGTCCACAGATTACTCCAGGAATGATGTCAGAAAATGAG GTTTTAAATATGCAGCTTGCAGATGGCGGACAAGGAGATGTCCCCGTTGATGAAAACAAACTCCATG GTCCTTCAAATCGCTCCAACTCAGTGTCATCTTTGGATTTAGAAGGGGAGTCTGTGTCAGAGCTTGGCGCGGGCCCCTCTGGGAGCAATGGCATTGAAGCTCTGCAGCTGTTAGAGCACGAACAAG CCACAACTCAGGATAATCTTGATGACAAGCTCCGTAAATTTGAAATCCGTGATATGATGGGGTTGACTGATGACAGAGATATATCAGAAACTGTGAGTGAAACCTGGAGTACAGATGTCTTGGGAAGTGACTTCGATCCAAATATTGATGAAGATCGTTTGCAAGAAATAGCAG GTGCAGCTGCAGAGAACATGCTAGGCAGCTTGCTGTGTTTACCAGGTTCAGGATCCGTGTTGCTTGATCCCTGCACAGGTTCAACCATATCAGAAACCACAAGTGAGGCCTGGAGTGTGGAAGTATTACCAAGTGATTCAG AGGCCCCAGACTTAAAACAGGAGGAAAGACTACAAGAACTGGAAAGCTGTTCTGGGCTGGGTAGCACATCTGATGACACAGATGTAAGGGAGGTCAGTTCTCGACCCAGTACACCAGGCCTCAGCGTTGTATCAG GTATTAGTGCAACATCTGAAGATATTCCTAATAAGATTGAGGATCTCAGGTCCGAATGTAGCTCCGACTTTGGGGGAAAAGATTCTGTGACAAGTCCTGACATGGATGAAACAGCACATG gaGCCAGTCAGTTGACATCTCCTCCTTCTCAGACAGATTCTTTGCTTGCACTGTTTGACCCTCTGTCATCAAATGAGA GTGTATCAGCTGTAGTAAGGCCTAAAGTACACTATGCAAGACCCTCTCATCCACCACCGGATCCACCAATCTTGGAGGGAGCTATGGGAGGTAACGAGGCCCGATTACCAAATTTTGGGTCTCATGCTTTAATTCCAACTGATTTAGAAGCATTCAAGCAGAGGCATTCTTATCCAGAGAGGCTAGTCCGCAGTAGGAGTTCAGATATAGTATCAACAGTTCGGAGACCTATGAGTGATCCTGGCTGGAACAGACGTCCTGGTAATGAGGAGAGGGAGCTTCCTATGCCGACCACCAACACCGGAGCAGCTGTTCTGGTGGCTGCATCTCAGTCATCATCTTCGTCTCCCAGTAAAGACTCCTCTAGGGGAGAG aTTGAAGAACGAAAAGACAGCGATGATGAGAAGTCCGACAGAAACAAGCCCTGGTGGAGGAAACGTTTTGTGTCTGCCATGCCTAAAG ATGATCCCAGCCCAAGGCTCAGTGCACAGGCGCAAGCTGCAGAGGACATTCTGGACAAATACAGGAATGCAATTAAGCGAACCAGTCCTAGTGAAGGAGCCATAGTAAACTATGATGGTGCAG AGCCTATTGGGGATGGTGAGAGCATGCATGACTCTCCACGTGATGAGGCTTTGCAAAACATGTCTGCAGATGATCTCCCAGACTCTGCAAGTCAAGTAGCACAGCCACAAAGTTCTGCTTTCTCCTATAG gGATGCGAAGAAGAAATTGAGACTGGCTCTTTGTTCAGCAGATTCTGTTGCCTTCCCAATGTTGACACATTCAACAAGGAATGGTCTACCAGATCACACAGATCCTGAAG ATAATGAAATTGTGTGCTTCTTGAAAGTTCAGCTAGCCGAAGCTATTAACCTCCAAGACAAGAACTTGATGGCCCAGCTGCAAGAGACAATGCGATGTGTAAGCCGCTTTGATAACAGGACCTGTCGAAAGCTGCTGGCATCTATTGCGGAGGACTATAG gaaaagagCTCCATATATTGCTTATTTAACTCGATGTCGCCAAGGCCTGCAAACGACACAAGCGCACTTGGAAAGGCTGTTGCAAAGAGTTCTGCGAGATAAAGAAGTGGCCAACAGATACTTCACTACAGTATGTGTGAGGTTACTGCTagagagcaaagaaaagaaaataagggagTTTATTCAAG ATTTCCAGAAACTTACAGCAGCAGATGATAAAACAGCCCAAGTTGaagattttcttcagttcttatACGGGGCTATGGCTCAGGATGCCATATGGCAGAACGCCAGTGAAGAACAGCTTCAGGATGCACAATTAGCTATAGAACGCAGCGTGATGAATCGTATTTTCAAACTTGCGTTCTACCCTAATCAGGATGGAGATATTTTGCGTGACCA ggTCCTTCATGAGCACATACAGCGGTTATCTAAAGTAGTGACTGCAAACCACAAAGCACTTCAGATACCTGAG gtATATCTCCGAGAGGCACCTTGGCCATCTGCACAGTCTGAAATCCGCACAATAAGTGCTTATAAAACACCCCGAGACAAAGTACAGTGTATCCTGCGAATGTGTTCAACCATCATGAACCTGCTTAGTCTGGCAAATGAAGATTCAGTACCTGGGGCAGATGATTTTGTTCCTGTTCTGGTCTTTGTCCTCATAAAG GCAAATCCACCTTGCTTGCTGTCCACTGTTCAGTACATTAGTAGTTTCTATGCCAACTGTTTGTCTGGAGAAGAATCATACTGGTGGATGCAGTTCACAGCAGCAGTTGAATTCATTAAAACTATTGATGATCGCAAATAA
- the GAPVD1 gene encoding GTPase-activating protein and VPS9 domain-containing protein 1 isoform X4 has translation MVKLDIHTLAHHLKQERLYVNSEKQLIQRLNADVLKTAEKLYRTAWISKQQRINLDRLIITSAEASPAECCQHAKILEDTQFVDGYKQLGFQEAAYGEFLNRLRENPRLIASCLVAGEKLNQDNTQSVIHTVFTSIYGNCIMQEDESYLLQVLRYLIEFELKESDNPRRLLRRGTCAFSILFKLFSEGLFSAKLFLTATLHEPIMQLLVEDEDHLETDPNKLIERFSPVQQEKLFGEKGTEKFRQRVQEMVDSNEAKLVTLVNKFIGYLKQNTYCFPHSLRWIVSQMYKTLSCVDRLEVGEVRAMCTDLLLACFICPAIVNPEQYGIISDAPINEVARFNLMQVGRLLQQLAMTGSEEGDPRMKSNLAKFDKSCVAAFLDVVIDGRAVETPPMSSVNLLEGLSRTVVYMTYSQLTTLVGFMRNVMSSDQLKEDRMALENLLANLPQNKPGKSSSLEMTPYNTPQLSPATTPANKKNRLPIATRSRSRSNMLMDQHGDHEGSSQETIPEVQPEEVLVISLGTGPQITPGMMSENEVLNMQLADGGQGDVPVDENKLHGPSNRSNSVSSLDLEGESVSELGAGPSGSNGIEALQLLEHEQATTQDNLDDKLRKFEIRDMMGLTDDRDISETVSETWSTDVLGSDFDPNIDEDRLQEIAGAAAENMLGSLLCLPGSGSVLLDPCTGSTISETTSEAWSVEVLPSDSEAPDLKQEERLQELESCSGLGSTSDDTDVREVSSRPSTPGLSVVSGISATSEDIPNKIEDLRSECSSDFGGKDSVTSPDMDETAHGKQVTYLPQYFVILELDANFFFSCISGASQLTSPPSQTDSLLALFDPLSSNESVSAVVRPKVHYARPSHPPPDPPILEGAMGGNEARLPNFGSHALIPTDLEAFKQRHSYPERLVRSRSSDIVSTVRRPMSDPGWNRRPGNEERELPMPTTNTGAAVLVAASQSSSSSPSKDSSRGEIEERKDSDDEKSDRNKPWWRKRFVSAMPKAPIPFRKKEKQEKDKDDMVPDRYSTLQDDPSPRLSAQAQAAEDILDKYRNAIKRTSPSEGAIVNYDGAEPIGDGESMHDSPRDEALQNMSADDLPDSASQVAQPQSSAFSYRDAKKKLRLALCSADSVAFPMLTHSTRNGLPDHTDPEDNEIVCFLKVQLAEAINLQDKNLMAQLQETMRCVSRFDNRTCRKLLASIAEDYRKRAPYIAYLTRCRQGLQTTQAHLERLLQRVLRDKEVANRYFTTVCVRLLLESKEKKIREFIQDFQKLTAADDKTAQVEDFLQFLYGAMAQDAIWQNASEEQLQDAQLAIERSVMNRIFKLAFYPNQDGDILRDQVLHEHIQRLSKVVTANHKALQIPEVYLREAPWPSAQSEIRTISAYKTPRDKVQCILRMCSTIMNLLSLANEDSVPGADDFVPVLVFVLIKANPPCLLSTVQYISSFYANCLSGEESYWWMQFTAAVEFIKTIDDRK, from the exons ATGGTGAAGCTGGATATACACACGCTGGCTCATCACCTCAAGCAGGAACGACTGTATGTAAACTCAGAAAAGCAACTTATTCAGAGGCTCAATGCAGATGTATTGAAGACAGCCGAAAAGCTGTACCGCACAGCATGGATTTCCAAGCAGCAAAGGATTAACTTGGACAGGCTGATCATAACAAG tgctgAAGCTTCTCCTGCTGAATGTTGCCAGCATGCTAAAATCTTGGAGGACACGCAGTTTGTGGATGGATATAAGCAGTTGGGATTTCAGGAGGCTGCTTATGGAGAATTCCTAAACAGATTGAGAGAGAACCCTAGGCTTATTGCATCCTGTTTGGTTGCCGGAGAGAAGCTCAACCAGGACAACACTCAGAGTGTCATTCACACAGTCTTTACCTCCATTTATGGCAACTGCATCATGCAGGAGGATGAGAGCTACCTCCTCCAGGTCCTCCGTTACTTGATTGAATTTGAACTCAAGGAAAGCGACAACCCTAGGCGGCTGTTGAGACGAGGCACCTGTGCATTCAGCATCTTATTCAAACTTTTCTCTGAAGGActcttttctgcaaaactttttCTTACTGCAACTTTACATGAGCCAATTATGCAGCTTCTGGTTGAAGATGAAGACCACCTGGAAACTGATCCAAACAAGTTAATTGAGAGATTCTCCCCAGTACAACAGGAAAAGTTATTTGGCgagaaaggcacagaaaagtTCAGGCAGAGAGTCCAGGAGATGGTTGACTCCAATGAGGCCAAGCTGGTGACCTTGGTGAACAAATTCATTGGCTATCTCAAACAAAATACTTACTGTTTTCCTCACAGTTTGAGATGGATTGTGTCACAAATGTACAAAACGCTCTCCTGTGTAGACAGGCTGGAGGTTGGGGAGGTCAGAGCAATGTGCACAGACCTTCTTCTAGCGTGTTTCATCTGTCCGGCAATTGTTAACCCAGAACAGTATGGGATAATTTCTGATGCTCCTATAAATGAGGTGGCAAGATTTAATCTGATGCAG gttgGGAGACTTCTGCAGCAGTTGGCAATGACAGGTTCTGAAGAGGGAGATCCACGTATGAAGAGCAACCTTGCTAAATTTGACAAA agctgtgtggCTGCTTTCCTGGATGTAGTCATTGATGGGCGTGCAGTTGAAACTCCTCCAATGTCTTCTGTTAACCTTCTGGAGGGGCTGAGTAGAACAGTTGTTTACATGACATACAGCCAGCTAACTACTCTG GTTGGCTTTATGCGGAATGTAATGTCAAGCGATCAGCTGAAGGAAGATCGGATGGCTTTGGAAAACTTGCTGGCAAACTTACCCCAGAACAAAccagggaaaagcagcagccttgAAATGACTCCATATAATACCCCACAACTTTCTCCTGCAACTACTCcagctaacaaaaaaaatcGATTACCAATAG caACTCGTAGCAGAAGTAGATCAAATATGCTAATGGATCAGCATGGAGATCATGAAGGATCCTCCCAGGAGACTATCCCAGAAGTTCAGCCAGAAGAAGTGCTGGTGATTTCTTTGGGGACAGGTCCACAGATTACTCCAGGAATGATGTCAGAAAATGAG GTTTTAAATATGCAGCTTGCAGATGGCGGACAAGGAGATGTCCCCGTTGATGAAAACAAACTCCATG GTCCTTCAAATCGCTCCAACTCAGTGTCATCTTTGGATTTAGAAGGGGAGTCTGTGTCAGAGCTTGGCGCGGGCCCCTCTGGGAGCAATGGCATTGAAGCTCTGCAGCTGTTAGAGCACGAACAAG CCACAACTCAGGATAATCTTGATGACAAGCTCCGTAAATTTGAAATCCGTGATATGATGGGGTTGACTGATGACAGAGATATATCAGAAACTGTGAGTGAAACCTGGAGTACAGATGTCTTGGGAAGTGACTTCGATCCAAATATTGATGAAGATCGTTTGCAAGAAATAGCAG GTGCAGCTGCAGAGAACATGCTAGGCAGCTTGCTGTGTTTACCAGGTTCAGGATCCGTGTTGCTTGATCCCTGCACAGGTTCAACCATATCAGAAACCACAAGTGAGGCCTGGAGTGTGGAAGTATTACCAAGTGATTCAG AGGCCCCAGACTTAAAACAGGAGGAAAGACTACAAGAACTGGAAAGCTGTTCTGGGCTGGGTAGCACATCTGATGACACAGATGTAAGGGAGGTCAGTTCTCGACCCAGTACACCAGGCCTCAGCGTTGTATCAG GTATTAGTGCAACATCTGAAGATATTCCTAATAAGATTGAGGATCTCAGGTCCGAATGTAGCTCCGACTTTGGGGGAAAAGATTCTGTGACAAGTCCTGACATGGATGAAACAGCACATGGTAAGCAAGTTACTTACct ACCCCAATATTTTGTAATACTAGAGCTTGA tgcaaacttttttttttcctgtatttcaggaGCCAGTCAGTTGACATCTCCTCCTTCTCAGACAGATTCTTTGCTTGCACTGTTTGACCCTCTGTCATCAAATGAGA GTGTATCAGCTGTAGTAAGGCCTAAAGTACACTATGCAAGACCCTCTCATCCACCACCGGATCCACCAATCTTGGAGGGAGCTATGGGAGGTAACGAGGCCCGATTACCAAATTTTGGGTCTCATGCTTTAATTCCAACTGATTTAGAAGCATTCAAGCAGAGGCATTCTTATCCAGAGAGGCTAGTCCGCAGTAGGAGTTCAGATATAGTATCAACAGTTCGGAGACCTATGAGTGATCCTGGCTGGAACAGACGTCCTGGTAATGAGGAGAGGGAGCTTCCTATGCCGACCACCAACACCGGAGCAGCTGTTCTGGTGGCTGCATCTCAGTCATCATCTTCGTCTCCCAGTAAAGACTCCTCTAGGGGAGAG aTTGAAGAACGAAAAGACAGCGATGATGAGAAGTCCGACAGAAACAAGCCCTGGTGGAGGAAACGTTTTGTGTCTGCCATGCCTAAAG CTCCTATTCCatttagaaagaaggaaaaacaagaaaaagacaaagatgaCATGGTGCCTGACAGATACTCAACACTTCAAG ATGATCCCAGCCCAAGGCTCAGTGCACAGGCGCAAGCTGCAGAGGACATTCTGGACAAATACAGGAATGCAATTAAGCGAACCAGTCCTAGTGAAGGAGCCATAGTAAACTATGATGGTGCAG AGCCTATTGGGGATGGTGAGAGCATGCATGACTCTCCACGTGATGAGGCTTTGCAAAACATGTCTGCAGATGATCTCCCAGACTCTGCAAGTCAAGTAGCACAGCCACAAAGTTCTGCTTTCTCCTATAG gGATGCGAAGAAGAAATTGAGACTGGCTCTTTGTTCAGCAGATTCTGTTGCCTTCCCAATGTTGACACATTCAACAAGGAATGGTCTACCAGATCACACAGATCCTGAAG ATAATGAAATTGTGTGCTTCTTGAAAGTTCAGCTAGCCGAAGCTATTAACCTCCAAGACAAGAACTTGATGGCCCAGCTGCAAGAGACAATGCGATGTGTAAGCCGCTTTGATAACAGGACCTGTCGAAAGCTGCTGGCATCTATTGCGGAGGACTATAG gaaaagagCTCCATATATTGCTTATTTAACTCGATGTCGCCAAGGCCTGCAAACGACACAAGCGCACTTGGAAAGGCTGTTGCAAAGAGTTCTGCGAGATAAAGAAGTGGCCAACAGATACTTCACTACAGTATGTGTGAGGTTACTGCTagagagcaaagaaaagaaaataagggagTTTATTCAAG ATTTCCAGAAACTTACAGCAGCAGATGATAAAACAGCCCAAGTTGaagattttcttcagttcttatACGGGGCTATGGCTCAGGATGCCATATGGCAGAACGCCAGTGAAGAACAGCTTCAGGATGCACAATTAGCTATAGAACGCAGCGTGATGAATCGTATTTTCAAACTTGCGTTCTACCCTAATCAGGATGGAGATATTTTGCGTGACCA ggTCCTTCATGAGCACATACAGCGGTTATCTAAAGTAGTGACTGCAAACCACAAAGCACTTCAGATACCTGAG gtATATCTCCGAGAGGCACCTTGGCCATCTGCACAGTCTGAAATCCGCACAATAAGTGCTTATAAAACACCCCGAGACAAAGTACAGTGTATCCTGCGAATGTGTTCAACCATCATGAACCTGCTTAGTCTGGCAAATGAAGATTCAGTACCTGGGGCAGATGATTTTGTTCCTGTTCTGGTCTTTGTCCTCATAAAG GCAAATCCACCTTGCTTGCTGTCCACTGTTCAGTACATTAGTAGTTTCTATGCCAACTGTTTGTCTGGAGAAGAATCATACTGGTGGATGCAGTTCACAGCAGCAGTTGAATTCATTAAAACTATTGATGATCGCAAATAA